Below is a window of Rodentibacter sp. JRC1 DNA.
TTATTGATCACAACACGTTTTGCTTGCCCCAAATCTTCAAGGGTGGCTTTTTCTAATTCCATTCCGATTTCTTCGGAAATCACCGTACCTGCGGTTAAAATCGCAATATCTTGCAACATTGCTTTACGACGATCACCAAAGCCCGGTGCTTTAACGGCTGCCACTTTAACGATACCACGCATTGTATTAACCACTAAAGTCGCTAATGCTTCGCCTTCTACATCTTCTGCGATGATTAATAATGGTTTGCCCGCTTTCGCAACGCCTTCTAATACAGGTAATAATTCACGAATATTAGAGATTTTTTTGTCCACTAATAAAATAAATGGATTATCTAATTCAACTGTGCCGGTTTCTGGTTTATTGATGAAGTAAGGTGATAAATAGCCACGGTCAAACTGCATACCTTCAACCACATCAAGCTCATCGTCTAAACCTGTACCGTCTTCAACAGTAATCACACCTTCTTTGCCTACTTTTTCCATCGCTTGAGCAATTAATTTACCTACAACTTCATCGGAATTTGCAGAAATTGTTCCCACTTGTTCGATTTCTTTTGATGTTTCACAAGGTTTAGAAAGATTTTTAAGCTCAGAAACGACCGCACTTACCGCTTTATCAATACCACGTTTTAAATCCATCGGGTTCATACCGGCGGCAACGGCTTTTAAGCCTTCACTTACGATAGCTTGAGCTAACACGGTCGCAGTTGTTGTACCGTCACCTGCGGCATCATTGGCTTTAGAGGCAACCTCTTTCACCATTTGTGCGCCCATATTTTCAAATTTATCTTCTAACTCGATTTCACGTGCAACAGAGACCCCATCTTTAGTAATGGTTGGAGCCCCGAAAGATTTATCTAAAATTACATTACGCCCTTTTGGTCCCAAAGTAACTTTCACCGCATCCGCTAAAATATTTACGCCGTTTAACATTTTTGCACGTGCATCATTGCCAAATTTTACATCTTTTGCTGCCATTTTTATTTCCTTAATAATTATCTATCTAATGAAAAGTGCGGTCATTTTTTACCGCATTTTTAATAATGAACGAGGATTATTCCACAATAGCCAAAATATCAGACTCAGAAATAATCAACACTTCTTCACCGTCAATTTTCTCGGTTTTTGCGCCGTAACCTTCGTTGAAAATGACCATATCTCCCACCTTAACATCTAAAGGTTGTACCGTACCATTTTCAAGAATACGACCTTTACCCACCGCAAGCACTTTCGCACGGGTAGATTTAGTGGCAGCGGAACCTGTCAATACAATACCACCGGCTGATTTGGTTTCAACTTCTTCACGTTTAATGATCACACGATCATGTAATGGACGAATAGTCATTGTTAGTTTCCTTCTAAAAATTAAAATGCCCCCCTTATATAAGGCGAAAAATTTCACTTTCAAGGGAAAAATAAAAAAATTTTTGACCTAAAAAAACTAATCCGAAAAATGAAAATATGTCTTGATAGCAATCTTCAAAATGTGATCTTTATCATTTTTTTTATTTTTAAAATTTCTATAATGACCACAAGTTTATTAACCCAAATAGGTGACCAAAATGACTCAATTTAGAAAAGAAGTGGATTTACTTGGCGAACGTGATGTACCTGCTGATGCTTACTGGGGTATCCACACATTAAGAGCGGTTGAAAATTTCAATATTTCTAAAGTAACGATTTCTGATGTTCCGGAATTTGTACGTGGTATGGTGATGGTGAAAAAAGCAACCGCACTTGCAAATGGTGAATTAGGCGCAATTCCGACAGACATTGCCAAAGCAATTGTTTCAGCTTGTGATGAAATCCTAACGACCGGCAAATGCTTGGATCAATTCCCTTCCGATGTCTATCAAGGTGGTGCCGGCACTTCCGTAAATATGAATACGAATGAAGTCGTGGCTAATCTTGCGCTTGAAAAAATAGGCCATAAGAAAGGCGAATATGATGTTATTAATCCGATGGATCATGTAAACGCCAGTCAATCAACGAACGATGCCTACCCGACCGGTTTCCGCATTGCGGTTTATAACAGTATTTTAAAACTGATTGATAAAATCCGATATTTACGAGACGGCTTCGATACCAAAGCAACAGAATTTGCCAAAATCTTAAAAATGGGACGAACCCAATTACAAGATGCCGTACCGATGACTGTGGGGCAAGAATTTAAAGCCTTCGCCGTATTACTTGAGGAAGAAGAACGCAACTTAAAACGTACCGCCGAATTATTGCTTGAAGTAAACTTAGGCGCAACTGCAATCGGTACGGGCTTAAATACCCCGCAAGGTTATACCCAATTAGTGGTTAAACATCTTGCAGAGGTAACAGGTTTACCTTGCGTACCGGCGGAAAACTTAATTGAAGCGACTTCCGATTGCGGTGCTTATGTAATGGTTCACGGTGCATTAAAACGCACTGCGGTGAAACTTTCTAAAGTATGTAATGACTTACGCTTACTTTCTTCCGGCCCTCGTGCAGGTTTGAAAGAAATTAATCTTCCTGAATTACAAGCCGGTTCTTCCATTATGCCTGCAAAAGTTAACCCGGTTGTGCCGGAAGTGGTAAACCAAGTATGCTTTAAAGTAATAGGTAACGATACAACCATCACCTTTGCTTCTGAAGCGGGTCAACTACAATTAAACGTAATGGAGCCGGTGATCGGGCAAGCGATGTTCGAGTCTATCGAAATCTTAGCCAATGCCTGCGTAAACTTGCGTGATAAATGCGTGGACGGCATCACCGTAAACAAAGAAATCTGTGAAAATTACGTTTTCAATTCAATCGGAATCGTCACTTATTTAAATCCTTTCATCGGTCACCACAATGGCGACCTTGTCGGTAAAATTTGTGCTGAAACCGGTAAAGGCGTACGTGAAGTCGTGTTAGAAAAAGGCTTGCTCACGGCAGAACAGTTAGACGATATTCTTTCTGTGGAAAACCTAATGAACCCGACCTACAAAGCGAAATTAAATAAATAATTCGCTTAATTAACTTCCATTAAGTGCGGTTAAAATTCTCGGTATTTTATGTAGCACTTGCACAAAACATTGTAGGGTGTGTTGGGCGAAGATAGAAAGGTGCGTTACGCCTACGGCTAACGCACCCTACACCCAATAAATATTGGATATAAAATTTTCTCTGTGCAACTGCTACATAATACCGGAAATTCTTTATAAATTTTGACCGCACTTTTCTTATTATCCTCAAGAAATAGCATTTTCGCTATTCACTTCGCCGTTTTTTCCTATAAATCTAACTTCCGGTTGTAAATAGACCCCGAACTTTTCCGCAACGGTTTTACGAATATGATGAGCAAGTTTTATCACATCATTTCCTGTCGCATTTGCTTTATTGATGAGTACAAGGGCTTGATTTTCATGCACGGCGGCACCACCGATTTGAAAGCCTTTAAGATTACATTGGTCAATCAGCCAGCCTGCTGCAAGTTTTACCGAGCCGTCAGGTTGTGAAAAGTGCGGTAGATTTTCGACCTGTTTTTGAATCCCAGCAAATTGTGCGGCACTCACTACCGGATTTTTAAAAAAACTACCGGCATTACCAAATTCATCGGGATTAGGCAATTTACTTTGACGAATTTGACAAACTTCATCAAACACTTGTTTTGCCGTTACGCTTTGCGGATCAAAATTAACAAGCGAACCGTATTTCAACACCGGCCGCCAATTTTTCTTCAATTTCAACCCTACGGCTGTAATCACATATCCCTGCTGATAGCGATGTTTAAAAATACTTTCCCGATAACCGAATTCACATTCTTCCGCGTTTAATCGGAATAATGTAGAAGTGGTTAAATCCAACACTTCCACATAATCACACACATCCTTAAATTCCACACCGTATGCGCCGATATTTTGAATCGGAGCGGAACCCACACACCCCGGGATTAAAGCAAGATTTTCCAATCCATAAATACCTTGCGCTAAAGACCATTTCACGAGATTATGCCAATTTTCACCACCATTGATATGGAGATAGTGAAAATGCTCATCGTGCTTATGTTTGATACCGAATAGACGATTGAGAATCACCACACCGTCAAAATCTTCTAAAAACAGCATATTGCTGCCTTGCCCTAAAAAGAGGATAGGCAAATTTTTCGACTTAGCACACTGCCATACTTGTTGAATTTGTTCGATACTGTGCGCTTCAATAATTTCTCGTGCGTAAACGGGAATATGAAATGTATGAAAAGGTTGTAAACTTTGCATCTAATTGTCCTAAAATAAAGTGTGTGGCAGGGTGATTTTTACCTGTGTACCGCCTTGTTTAAGGGGTCTGATCGTTAGCTCGGCATTTAGCCGATTGCTGCGTTCAGTCATAATATTTAAGCCATAATGCCCTTCCGGCTCATCTAAACTTGGAATACCGATACCATCATCTTGGATCGAAATTTCATATTCACCTTCGGCATTTATTTTTGCATTAATTTCAATAAGACTTCCCTTTGAATGTTTAATCGCATTCAGTGTCGCCTCACGCACAATTTGCAGCACATGTACAAGTTGAGGCGGATTCAAACTTTGTGAGGGCAACCGACAATTTACCCGCATTTCCATTGTAGTTTGCGAGCGTAAGGAATCAATCACTTGCTCCAATGCCTGTTGCAAATTCGCTTCTTGCACGGTTAAACGGAAAGTGGCTAAAAGTTCCCGTAATTGTGCATATCCACCGGAAAGCGCTTGTTCAAAATCAGCAATAATAGTAAGACTTTTTTGTTTAGCCGATTCATCACTTTGCTTTAAATTATGCTTGAGTAAGGTAAGTTGAATTTGTAAAAATGACAATACTTGTGCCAAAGAATCATGCAATTCCCGTGCAATAATCGATCGCTCTTCCATTAATAAAAGCTGCTCTTGTTGTCGCTGATTTTTATAGAAATACAGCGCACGGGCTAACATTTGAGCTAAATTTTGCATCATTCGCGGATCGGGACAAGGTAAACCGGCTTGCCACGAAAGCACGCCTAAAGCTTCGTTTTCGATTTTCAGTTCTTCTATTTGTAAACTTTGGTAAGGTTGCTTTTCACCAAAGTTTACATTCCAATGTTCCGCACCTAAAATGCTAAGTTCGATATAACGCAAATGCTCGCTGACTCGTATGTGATTGAGTAGCTGACTGAGGGTTTTATCATTAATCTCGTTTATAGTTAGTAACTGAGAGCTTTGATAAAGGGTCGTTAAAGAGCGGTTGCTTTGACGTAACTTTTGAGTTTGTTCATTCACAGAATCTTCAAGACGAGAATAAAGTTTACCCAACTCTGTCGCCATTTGTGTGAACACACGTGCTAACGTACCAAGCTCGTTATCATTTTTGGTATCAAGGGGGATATGGTTAAATTGACGCATTTGCACTTGCATACTGGCGCGTGTAAGTAACTTCAACGGCTTTACCACTTCGCGTTGCGTAAACCAAATTACATAGGACACCATCCCTACAATAAGCAGCATAGAAAAACAAAGCACGGATAAAGCAAAAATCCACTTTTGTTCACTAAAACGTTGTAATTCAAAAACAAAATGATCTACTTCATTGACATAATCGGCAATATTTTCGCTGTATTGTTCAATGTTATTTTGCCGTACAAAATCAGCCATTACCGCCCAACGTTCGAGTAAAACCTGATAGGATTGCTTTACAACATCCGGTGTAAAAAATTGATACTGAATATCCATTAAACTTGAGGAATGAAGGCTTTTTTCATAAAACTGCAAATTTTTCTCGACCGTATCAGGATGGTTATCCATTAGATGTAACAAACGATAACTTTGCATACGCAGAGAACCGGAAATGTTAATGGCTTCCGCATCGGATTTATTACTTGCCATAATCGCCAAACTTAGCGAACTGATGATCCCTGCTGCTGCAATAATAAAAAAAAGATATTTTGCAATCTTGATAGAAACGGAATGTGTTGTTTGCACAACCTTGCCTCAATAAGAAAAGAACGGCGGTTAGTTTAACATGAAAGTGCGGTCGATTTTAAATAAGAAATCCGCCTTATTTCCACAAGACGGACTCAAAAATTACGCCAAAATCAACCGCACTTTATTCCACGGTTACCGCTTTTGCAAGGTTACGTGGTTGATCCACGTCAGTGCCTTTAATTAATGCAACATGATAAGCCAGTAATTGCATTGGTACCGTATAGAAGATCGGCGCAACGATTTCATTCACTTTCGGCATAGTGATGATTTTCATCCCTTCCGTTTCGCTAAAACCGGCATCGTTATCGGCAAATACATATAATTGACCGCCACGGGCGCGCACTTCTTCAATATTGGATTTGACTTTTTCCAACAAATCATTGGTCGGCGCAACTACGATAACCGGCATATCCGCATCAATTAATGCCAACGGACCGTGTTTTAATTCACCGGCGGCATAGGCTTCTGCGTGAATGTAGGAGATCTCTTTTAATTTTAAAGAGGCTTCCATCGCAATCGGATAGTATTCCCCTCGACCTAAAAATAAAGCGTGATGTTTTTCAGCAAAGTCTTCCGCAAGCGCTTCGATTTCTTTATCAAAAGCCAGTCCTTTTTCAACATCAGCCGGAAGAGAATGCAATGCTTTAACAATCTCTTTTTCTTTTTCATCCGAAATATTGCCGTTGAGTTTACCGATTGCCGTAACCAACATCAGCATTGCGGCTAACTGCGTGGTGAAGGCTTTTGTGGATGCTACGCCAATTTCAACGCCGGCACGTGTCATAAATGCGAGATCGGATTCACGAACAAGGGAAGAACCCGCCACGTTACAAATTGTCATTGCAGCCATATAGCCTTTTTCTTTCGCCAAACGAAGGGCGGCTAATGTGTCCGCCGTTTCACCGGATTGAGAAAGCGTAAGCAATAAACTATTCGGTCGGGTAACAAATTTACGATAACGAAATTCAGAAGCGATTTCCACATCACAGCTCACACCGGCAAGGGCTTCAAACCAATAACGAGCCGCCATTCCTGAATTATATGATGTACCGCAAGCGACAATTTGAACATGCTGTACTTTTTCTAAAATTTCTTTCGCCCCGTTGCCGATTGATTCGACAATCACATTATTGTGATTAATACGCCCTTCCATGGTATTGATCAGTGCGGTCGGTTGTTCATAAATTTCTTTTTGCATAAAGTGGCGGAATTTGCCTTTTTCAGCCGCATCATTTTCAAGATTTGACTCATGGGTTTCACGCTCTACTTTATTGCCATTGGTGTCATAAATATCCACCGTGCGGCGAGTTATTTCCGCAATATCCCCCTCTTCTAAGAAAATGAAACGGCGGGTAACGCTTAATAATGCAAGTTGATCCGAGGCTAAGAAATTTTCACCGATACCTAAACCTATCACCAGCGGACTGCCTGAACGCGCCGCCACAAGGTGTTCGGGATGATGGCGATCCATCACGACCATACCATATGCACCTGTAAGCTGTTTCACTACTTTTTGAACCGCCTCTAATAAAGAATCCGTGCTACGCATTTCCCATTCCACAAGATGAGCGATAACTTCCGTATCCGTTTGTGAAAGAAATACATAACCGCGGGATTTTAATAAATCACGTAATTCTTCGTGATTTTCGATAATCCCGTTGTGTACCACGGCAAAATTACCTGAAATGTGAGGATGCGCATTAGCTTCGGAAGGTTCACCATGGGTTGCCCAACGGGTGTGTGCGATACCCGTTCCGCCAATTAACGGTTTTTCAGCCACGGCTTCGTCCAATGCCTTAACTTTACCTAAACAACGCACACGCTGTAATTCATTTTGTTGATTTACCACAGCCACACCTGCAGAATCGTAACCACGATACTCTAAACGATGTAATCCGCTAATTAAAATTTCTGCTACATCACGCTGCGCGACTGCGCCAACAATACCACACATAAGTTTTCCTCGTTAATTTATAAATAAAAAATGATTGTCGTTTTGACCGCACTTTATACACAAAGCACTTCGACACCTTGCACCGAAATGGCTTGTTTATCTTGTTCCGACAGCCCTTTATCTGTTATCAATACATCAATTTGCTGCCAAGTTAATTCTAGATTCGGCATTTTTCTACCTATTTTCTGGGATTCAACCATAACGATAACCTCCCGCGATACTTCTGCCATCACTTGGCTTAAACCGACCAATTCATTGAAAGTTGTTGTACCTCGCGCCAAATCAATGCCATCCGCGCCAATAAAAAGTTGGTCAAAATCATAAGATCGCAGCACTTGCTCCGCCACTTTACCTTGAAAAGATTCTGAACGGGTATCCCACGTTCCTCCTGTCATTAACAGTGTAGGTTCATTCTCTAAAGCACGAAGCTCCGTTGCCACCGAAAGGGAATTCGTCATCACAATCAATCCCTGCTTACGATTAAGTTGTTTAATCAGTGCAGTAGTGGTACTGCCGCTATCCACAATGATTCGATTGTGATCACGAATACGCTCTGCCGCGGCCCTAGCTATGACTTGCTTTCGTTCCGAAAGTTCATCATTTTCGCTTTCATCAATAATTTCTTTCGGCATTAAAATGGCACCACCATATTTACGCAGCAAAAAACCGCTTGTTTCTAAGGCGGTAAGATCTTTACGAATAGTAACTTCTGAGGTTTCAAACAAATGAACAAGTTGTTCTACACTCACCTCCCCCTGTTGTTGAAGAAGTTGCATAATCGTGTGACGACGCTGTTGTGTATTGCGAGGGTGATGATTTCGTTTCATTTGGCTACCCTAGATAACTTACGATTTAAATTTCGGTTCGAAAGTTTATAAAAGTGCGGTTATTTTGTAAAGGGAATTTTAGACGACAAAAAAACCCTGCCACATAGCAGGGTTCATCATCAATAATAAATTAATTATTTGATCGCATCTTTTAATGCTTTACCTGATACGAATGCAGGTACTTTAGATGCCGCAATTTTGATCTCCGCACCGGTTTGTGGGTTACGACCGGTACGTGCTGCACGTTGATTTACTTTGAATGTACCGAAACCGATTAATTGTACCGGCTCGCCTTTTTTAAGGCTTGCAGTGATCGCCTCTAAAGTTGCTTCTAACGCTGCCTTAGCTTGTTTTTTATTTAGCTCTGCAGCCGTTGCAATTGCATCAATTAAATCTGTCTTGTTCATAACTTGTACCTTTTTGTTAATTTAATCCATTTCTTTGATCAAGCTCGCTGCCAAAGCATTTTCCTAGGCAACAGCTGGCGATGAGGATAATCCAACTTTTAATGAAATAAAAGCACGATTTTCAAATTTTGTGATAAATCTCACTTTATTGGTCGATTTTTACACCAATATTGGATATCCCCTCAGTCCTAATTTCGTTTTTTAGATCAAGAATCAGTTCAATATCACGTTTTTCACATTCCTTTAACAAACGATAAATTTGCCATTGCACGTCTAATTCCGTCTGAATATCCTCGCTTTCTTTTAGTTCGGCTTCGGAAAAATCACGGCAGTTTTCTGTTTCTAATAATGCAGTCACCGTTCCTAAAGAAATTCGACTAATTTCGACCGCTCTTTCTAAAGTTTCGCCTGCAATAATGGCATGTACCGTTTCGACTAAGGCTTTGCAAGCATCGAGCGCAGGAATTATGCCGAAAGTATCGTGTTCATTCACATTAGGAATAATGTTCTCTAATTTTTCCAACTGATTTTCAAAATTAATTTTCGCATCTTTTATCGTTAAATATTCCCAGACAAGATTAAGAACATTTTGATAAATTTTTGCCGCCGCTTCTTGCTTGGTGATTTGACAAAATAATTTAAAATTAGGCATCATACGTTCGCATAACGCAGTCATAAAAGTGAGATGTTGCCAACTTTCAAGATTTTCTAAACGCTTATGAATGGGATTTCTCATCGCCTTTCCTTATTTATGATAAGCTTTGGAATATTCGTGAATCGCATCAACAAAGATTTTCGGTGCGCTTTCCGGCACATCTTGATGAATACCATGACCAAGGTTAAATACGTGGCCGCTTCCTTCCCCAAAATCGGCTAAAATCGACCGCACTTCTTGTTGAATACGTTCTGTCGGTGCATAAAGCACGCTCGGATCCATATTGCCTTGTAAGGCAACCTTATCACCGACTCGAGCCTTCGCGTCAGCAAGGTTTACCGTCCAATCTAAACCAATGGCATCACAGCCCGTATTGGCGATGGCTTCCAACCACAAACCGCCACCTTTGGTAAATAAAGTGATCGGCACCGGGCGACCTTCATTCTCACGAATCAATCCCTCTACGATTTTATGCATATACTGAAGGGAAAAATCCAAATATTCACGATGTCCCAATACACCGCCCCAAGTATCAAAAATCATCACCGATTGCGCACCGGCTTTGATTTGCGCATTAAGATAGAGAGTGACAGCCTCAGCCAACTTATTAAGCAATAAATGAAGTGTTTGCGGCTCCGCATACATCATTTTTTTGATTTTGCCGAAAGTTTTACTTGAACCGCCTTCCACCATATAGGTAGCCAATGTCCACGGGCTACCGGAAAAACCGATAAGCGGTACTTCACCTTTCAATTCTTGACGAATCGTACGTACGGCATTCATCACGTATTGCAATTCTTGTTCCGGATCCGGAATGGGTAAATTTTCTACCGCACTTTTATTTTCAATCGGACGGGCAAATTTCGGCCCCTCGCCGACACCAAAACTCAAGCCTAATCCCATCGCATCAGGAATCGTTAAAATATCAGAAAATAAAATTGCCGCATCCAACTCATAGCGGCGCAAAGGTTGTAAGGTAACTTCGCAAGCCAGTTCTGCGTTACGACAAAGCGACATAAAATCGCCGGCTTGTGCACGGGTTGCTTTATATTCCGGCAAGTAACGCCCTGCTTGACGCATCATCCACACCGGTGTGTAATCAACCGGTTGACGTAATAAGGCTTTTAAATAACGATCATTTTTCAACACTGACATTTGGGCTTCCTTTTTGGTTATTTTCCACTTGTTTTGTTTTACTTTCTGCCTCGCAGAGTTCAAGCGTAGCATGAATTAATTTGCGTGCGATAGTACCCGTTGGGGGTAATTCTGGCAAGGGTTGTTTGTAAGAAAACCACTGTGCATCGTGAATTTCCGCTTCTTGTAAACGGATTTCACCGCTTTCGTAATCTGCTAAAAAACCTACCATTTGAGAATTAGGAAACGCCCAAGGCTGACTGCCGAAATAACGAATATTTTTGACCTGAACCCCCGTCTCTTCCAATACCTCTCGGCGAACGGTTTGTTCAAAGGTTTCGCCCGCTTCCACAAAACCGGCAAGGGTAGTATACATTCCACCGTTCGGGTGATAATGGCGTTTGTGATTGGCAAGTAAAATTTCCGTCCCTCGGCGCACTGCAACAATAATCGAAGGACAAATCACAGGATAGCTGCGATAACCGCAATTCGTACACTGCACGGCAAGTTCGTCTTCCGTTTGCTTGGTTTGATGACCGCACTTTCCACAGAATTTGTGTGTTTTAAAAAAATGATTGATTTCTACGCCACGATTCAATAAATAAAATTTTTCTTCAGGTAATGAAAGTTGATCGCGTAACCCGACATAATCCCGTTGATCATTATCCTGTTCTTCCACAAGCCATAGTTTTTGCCCCTCCCACTCGCCAATCACCATACCTTTTAAATCCTCAATACCTAAGGATTGTGCCGTCCCCAAAGGTAATTCTCCATTTATTAGATGAAGGTTGGAAGCCTTAGTAAATAACCAATAACCGATATCCGAGGCGTTAATCATCTTCATAAAATCTTCTCCAAAAACGACCGCACTTTACGATCTGTATTCACACAAAGGACTATTATAGACCGATTACTCCAATGGCTTTCAAAAAGTTTAGAATAATTAAACATAAAGTGCGGTTAAAAATAGAAATTGTTCCGAATGTTTTGCTATCTTTTCTAATGAGGCGTAAATTAGTGTGAGTTAAAATCAATAAGGATAATCTGATTATGAAAATACATTCCCCGCCCTCACTTTATCATCGCGCGATTATCTTTATGATTTCCGCTTATTTCAGCATTACCCTAATGAATGTGTTTGTGAAAACGGCATCCGATACTATTCCCGCCAGTGAAACGCTCTTTTCACGCTTTCTAATCGGTTTGTTGTTCTTACTGCCTTTTATGATTAAAGACCGAGATTTCAAAGTGGAAATAAGTCAGTGGAAGTTCTTGGTGTTACGAAATTTGGCAGGTGTAGTCAGTATGTTGATTAATTTCTATGTGGTAAAATTTTTACCGCTCTCGATCGCCGTTTTGCTGATGAATACTTCCGCGCTGTTTATTCCGGTTTTACTCCTCTTTTTCCATCAAAAAACACCGCTTAATGTGTTAGCACTTAGTTTGATGGGGTTTGTAGGCGTATCCATTATTTTACTTACCAATCAAAATGATTCTTTTGAGCCGATCTACGTATTAATCGGTTTAAGCGGTGCTATATTGGCGGCGATGGCGTTTATTAGTTTGCAAGAGCTGAATAAACATAATTCCCCCAAAAATATTGTGTTTTACTTCCATTTAATCGGTACTTTATTGCTCCCCTTATTCTTTTTCCCGCAGTGGAAAATGCCGAATCTATATGAATTAGGGCTTCTTCTCTTTGTCGGTGGATTCGGGCTCATATTCCAACTGCTTTTGACCCGTGCATTCAAATACGCACCGGCAAATGTGATTACACCTTTTGCGTTTACAGGCGTAATTTTCTCCAGTCTATTTGACTGGCTTATTTGGAAACACATTCCAAACCTTTATTTTTGGATTGGAGCTGTGGTGATTATCCTTTCAGTCAGTTTATTGGCAAAAGTGCGGTCAAAAAAATGTTAGTTTTTCGATATTAGTACCCTACGCCCGATAAAAATTCTCCTTATGCAGCTGCCACATAATACTGTCGTTTTTTGCATATTGGCTTTCCAACCCCTGTTGTTAAACATAACTATCCCTTTGGGTAATTGCTTATAGAAATTAAGGTTATAGGACTGATAACAGCCTCATCATTCACAAAAAAACCACCCTTTCGGGTGGTTTTGCTTTTTGTTTATTTTAATCTAGGCGACCGAATCGTCCGTTGCGAACATCATTGAAGGCATCAATAATTTGCTCTTTGGTATTCATCACAAAGGGACCATAACCTACAACAGGTTCATTAAGGGGTTCACCGGTTAAC
It encodes the following:
- the aspA gene encoding aspartate ammonia-lyase — its product is MTQFRKEVDLLGERDVPADAYWGIHTLRAVENFNISKVTISDVPEFVRGMVMVKKATALANGELGAIPTDIAKAIVSACDEILTTGKCLDQFPSDVYQGGAGTSVNMNTNEVVANLALEKIGHKKGEYDVINPMDHVNASQSTNDAYPTGFRIAVYNSILKLIDKIRYLRDGFDTKATEFAKILKMGRTQLQDAVPMTVGQEFKAFAVLLEEEERNLKRTAELLLEVNLGATAIGTGLNTPQGYTQLVVKHLAEVTGLPCVPAENLIEATSDCGAYVMVHGALKRTAVKLSKVCNDLRLLSSGPRAGLKEINLPELQAGSSIMPAKVNPVVPEVVNQVCFKVIGNDTTITFASEAGQLQLNVMEPVIGQAMFESIEILANACVNLRDKCVDGITVNKEICENYVFNSIGIVTYLNPFIGHHNGDLVGKICAETGKGVREVVLEKGLLTAEQLDDILSVENLMNPTYKAKLNK
- a CDS encoding co-chaperone GroES, which produces MTIRPLHDRVIIKREEVETKSAGGIVLTGSAATKSTRAKVLAVGKGRILENGTVQPLDVKVGDMVIFNEGYGAKTEKIDGEEVLIISESDILAIVE
- the murB gene encoding UDP-N-acetylmuramate dehydrogenase yields the protein MQSLQPFHTFHIPVYAREIIEAHSIEQIQQVWQCAKSKNLPILFLGQGSNMLFLEDFDGVVILNRLFGIKHKHDEHFHYLHINGGENWHNLVKWSLAQGIYGLENLALIPGCVGSAPIQNIGAYGVEFKDVCDYVEVLDLTTSTLFRLNAEECEFGYRESIFKHRYQQGYVITAVGLKLKKNWRPVLKYGSLVNFDPQSVTAKQVFDEVCQIRQSKLPNPDEFGNAGSFFKNPVVSAAQFAGIQKQVENLPHFSQPDGSVKLAAGWLIDQCNLKGFQIGGAAVHENQALVLINKANATGNDVIKLAHHIRKTVAEKFGVYLQPEVRFIGKNGEVNSENAIS
- the narQ gene encoding nitrate/nitrite two-component system sensor histidine kinase NarQ, which codes for MQTTHSVSIKIAKYLFFIIAAAGIISSLSLAIMASNKSDAEAINISGSLRMQSYRLLHLMDNHPDTVEKNLQFYEKSLHSSSLMDIQYQFFTPDVVKQSYQVLLERWAVMADFVRQNNIEQYSENIADYVNEVDHFVFELQRFSEQKWIFALSVLCFSMLLIVGMVSYVIWFTQREVVKPLKLLTRASMQVQMRQFNHIPLDTKNDNELGTLARVFTQMATELGKLYSRLEDSVNEQTQKLRQSNRSLTTLYQSSQLLTINEINDKTLSQLLNHIRVSEHLRYIELSILGAEHWNVNFGEKQPYQSLQIEELKIENEALGVLSWQAGLPCPDPRMMQNLAQMLARALYFYKNQRQQEQLLLMEERSIIARELHDSLAQVLSFLQIQLTLLKHNLKQSDESAKQKSLTIIADFEQALSGGYAQLRELLATFRLTVQEANLQQALEQVIDSLRSQTTMEMRVNCRLPSQSLNPPQLVHVLQIVREATLNAIKHSKGSLIEINAKINAEGEYEISIQDDGIGIPSLDEPEGHYGLNIMTERSNRLNAELTIRPLKQGGTQVKITLPHTLF
- the groL gene encoding chaperonin GroEL (60 kDa chaperone family; promotes refolding of misfolded polypeptides especially under stressful conditions; forms two stacked rings of heptamers to form a barrel-shaped 14mer; ends can be capped by GroES; misfolded proteins enter the barrel where they are refolded when GroES binds) — its product is MAAKDVKFGNDARAKMLNGVNILADAVKVTLGPKGRNVILDKSFGAPTITKDGVSVAREIELEDKFENMGAQMVKEVASKANDAAGDGTTTATVLAQAIVSEGLKAVAAGMNPMDLKRGIDKAVSAVVSELKNLSKPCETSKEIEQVGTISANSDEVVGKLIAQAMEKVGKEGVITVEDGTGLDDELDVVEGMQFDRGYLSPYFINKPETGTVELDNPFILLVDKKISNIRELLPVLEGVAKAGKPLLIIAEDVEGEALATLVVNTMRGIVKVAAVKAPGFGDRRKAMLQDIAILTAGTVISEEIGMELEKATLEDLGQAKRVVINKDNTTIIDGVGDEAQIKGRVTQIRQQIEESTSDYDKEKLQERVAKLAGGVAVIKVGAATEVEMKEKKDRVDDALHATRAAVEEGIVAGGGVALIRAATKVATELKGDNEEQNVGIKLALRAMEAPLRQIVANAGEEASVVASAVKNGEGNFGYNAGSEQYGDMIEMGILDPTKVTRSALQFAASVAGLMITTECMVTELPKDEKADLGAGMGGMGGMGGMM